In the genome of Natronocella acetinitrilica, one region contains:
- a CDS encoding LPD29 domain-containing protein, which translates to MTDRREIALGQRVYCILHGGREGTVVSITGQQSPQSVRRIGGIGTMGGSAAFDIVWDGGARSNAIPESVMRGVQWDILDEVVSAEAVEAAKASAAAHEAEAAIEGARQRANFEAAVQALRADPELAHLEQGDDRHSGKLAAANLRKELRRQFPGVKFSVRKSDYGTIRVDWTDGPTHRQVREITDRHVSASFDGMQDLESPVRTPFNCVFGGAKYIFPQRSYSAELTERAIDAVFKTYAANLDGIARPSAEESVGGALRSVAVPGLGHETLGDLIVTARGQIDATPPARPARPGRVARRSGPKAEGPSL; encoded by the coding sequence ATGACTGATCGACGTGAGATTGCCCTTGGCCAGCGGGTGTACTGCATCCTCCACGGCGGGCGGGAAGGCACCGTGGTGAGCATCACCGGCCAGCAGAGCCCGCAGAGCGTGCGCCGCATCGGCGGCATCGGCACCATGGGCGGCAGCGCCGCCTTTGACATCGTCTGGGACGGTGGGGCGCGCAGCAACGCCATTCCCGAGTCGGTCATGCGCGGCGTGCAGTGGGACATCCTCGATGAGGTGGTCAGTGCCGAGGCGGTCGAGGCGGCCAAGGCGAGCGCTGCCGCCCATGAGGCCGAGGCGGCGATCGAGGGGGCGCGCCAGCGCGCGAACTTCGAGGCCGCGGTGCAGGCGCTTCGCGCCGACCCCGAGCTCGCCCACCTCGAGCAGGGTGATGACCGGCACAGCGGCAAGCTCGCCGCGGCCAACCTGCGCAAGGAACTTCGCCGCCAATTCCCCGGGGTCAAGTTCTCGGTGCGAAAGTCCGACTACGGCACCATCCGCGTTGACTGGACGGACGGCCCGACGCACCGCCAGGTGCGCGAGATCACCGATCGCCACGTGAGTGCGTCGTTTGACGGCATGCAGGATCTGGAGAGCCCGGTGCGCACGCCGTTTAACTGTGTTTTCGGCGGTGCGAAGTACATCTTCCCCCAGCGCAGCTACAGCGCCGAGCTGACCGAGCGGGCGATCGACGCGGTGTTTAAGACGTATGCGGCGAATCTCGACGGTATCGCACGGCCAAGCGCCGAGGAGAGCGTCGGGGGCGCGCTGCGCTCGGTCGCCGTGCCGGGGCTTGGTCATGAGACGCTGGGCGATCTTATCGTGACAGCGCGCGGGCAGATCGACGCCACACCGCCTGCCAGGCCTGCCCGCCCGGGGCGAGTCGCACGGCGCTCGGGCCCGAAGGCCGAAGGCCCCTCGCTCTAG